From a region of the Stenotrophomonas sp. BIO128-Bstrain genome:
- the bfr gene encoding bacterioferritin gives MKGNPDVIACLKELLRGELAARDQYFIHSRRYEDQGLFALYERLNHEMEEETQHADALLRRILFLGGDPDMRPHVFEPGVTVEEMLQKDLDTEYSVRDNLAAGMKLCEQHQDYVSRDMLLVQLKDTEEDHAWWLEQQLGLIKRIGLALYQTSKMDAKGTAAH, from the coding sequence ATGAAAGGCAACCCGGACGTCATCGCCTGCTTGAAGGAACTGCTGCGCGGCGAGTTGGCCGCGCGCGACCAGTACTTCATCCACTCGCGCCGCTACGAAGACCAGGGCCTGTTCGCGCTCTATGAGCGCCTCAACCACGAGATGGAAGAGGAGACCCAGCACGCCGATGCGCTGCTGCGTCGCATCCTCTTCCTCGGCGGCGATCCGGACATGCGCCCGCATGTGTTCGAGCCCGGCGTGACCGTGGAAGAGATGCTGCAGAAGGACCTGGATACCGAATACAGCGTCCGCGACAACCTGGCCGCCGGCATGAAGCTGTGCGAACAGCACCAGGACTACGTCAGCCGCGACATGCTGCTGGTGCAGTTGAAGGACACCGAAGAAGACCATGCCTGGTGGCTGGAGCAGCAGCTGGGCCTGATCAAGCGCATCGGCCTGGCGCTGTACCAGACCAGCAAGATGGATGCGAAGGGCACGGCCGCGCACTGA
- a CDS encoding penicillin acylase family protein, protein MRHWLKRLLWGVLILALAAVFTAWWLLRGSLPPLKGEQAMAGLQAPVSITRDALGVVTIDAASQADAMRALGLVHAQERYFEMDLMRRTAAGELAELFGPAAIEMDKRMRVHRLRARTRAHLEVATGSSAGALQAYVEGINQGVAELRVRPWPYLLLRQAPAPWRAEDSVLTGLAMYADLQDPTNQNELAMARIRAVVPPALYALLSHDGSEWDAPLFGEARGNAPLPEAAVLDLRRADPAQTTGAVTAGHLDPDVLGSNNFAVAGALTADGRAIVADDMHLGLRAPNLWFRVRLRYPDAQAPDGRVDVSGFSLPGLPAIVVGSNGHVAWGFTNSYIDTADFRSVPANAAGITTHEERIRVVGQAPVTLRVRETAWGPVLHTRQDGSGEALRWTAQLPGAVRLDFAEMARAATLDEAFEVADRSGIPAQNLVLADRSGRIAWRLIGTRPDRAADCPPNGNTATAPARCAPWPIRSDGAPALIDPPTHRLWTANGRVLDGDALAIAGNGGYDLGARGRQIRDGLLAKERFTEADLLAIQLDDRALLLTRWWHLLREVVTTSDDPALQRLEVATRRWDGRAGVDSVSYRVTRGFRGMLIDRVGEGLLAPAKAQLGEDYLEPRLGQFEGVLWPLVSERPAHLLPPPYSSWDALLVDTAKALEADLSSQGPLDARTWGERNTAAICHPVSRALPAFARSWLCMPADRLPGDRDMPRVQGPAFGASQRMVVSPGHEAEGWIHMPGGQSGHPLSPFWGAGHEDWVNGRPTPFLPGTTVHTLRLVPTRE, encoded by the coding sequence ATGCGGCATTGGCTGAAGCGGTTGCTCTGGGGCGTGCTGATCCTGGCGCTGGCGGCGGTGTTCACGGCGTGGTGGCTGCTGCGCGGCAGTCTCCCCCCCCTGAAAGGCGAGCAGGCCATGGCCGGCCTGCAGGCGCCGGTGAGCATCACCCGTGATGCCTTGGGCGTGGTCACCATCGACGCGGCAAGCCAGGCCGATGCGATGCGGGCGCTGGGTCTGGTACATGCGCAGGAGCGCTATTTCGAGATGGACCTGATGCGCCGTACCGCCGCTGGCGAGCTGGCCGAGCTGTTCGGCCCGGCGGCGATCGAGATGGACAAGCGCATGCGTGTGCACCGGCTGCGGGCGCGCACCAGGGCCCACCTGGAGGTTGCCACGGGCAGCAGTGCCGGCGCCCTGCAGGCCTATGTGGAGGGTATCAACCAGGGCGTTGCCGAGCTTCGGGTACGTCCTTGGCCGTATCTGCTGCTGCGCCAGGCGCCGGCACCGTGGCGTGCCGAAGACAGCGTGCTGACCGGGCTGGCGATGTATGCCGACCTGCAGGACCCCACCAATCAGAACGAACTGGCGATGGCTCGGATCCGTGCGGTGGTGCCACCGGCGCTGTATGCCCTGCTCAGCCACGATGGCAGCGAATGGGATGCGCCGCTGTTTGGCGAAGCGCGCGGCAACGCGCCGTTACCGGAGGCCGCCGTCCTCGATCTCCGGCGGGCCGATCCGGCGCAGACCACCGGTGCCGTCACGGCCGGTCATCTGGACCCCGATGTGCTGGGCAGCAACAACTTCGCCGTGGCCGGTGCACTGACCGCGGACGGTCGCGCCATCGTCGCCGACGATATGCACCTGGGACTGCGCGCCCCCAATCTCTGGTTCCGGGTACGGCTGCGCTATCCCGATGCACAGGCTCCCGACGGCCGCGTCGATGTCAGTGGCTTCTCGCTGCCCGGCCTGCCGGCCATCGTGGTGGGCAGCAACGGACACGTGGCCTGGGGCTTCACCAACAGTTACATCGACACGGCCGATTTCCGCAGCGTACCGGCCAATGCGGCGGGCATCACCACGCACGAGGAGCGTATCCGCGTCGTCGGCCAGGCACCGGTGACATTGCGCGTGCGCGAGACCGCCTGGGGTCCGGTGCTGCACACGCGGCAGGACGGCAGTGGCGAAGCACTGCGCTGGACGGCACAACTCCCCGGTGCGGTGCGCCTGGACTTCGCCGAGATGGCGCGCGCGGCGACGCTTGACGAGGCGTTCGAGGTGGCCGACCGCAGCGGCATTCCCGCGCAGAACCTGGTGCTCGCCGACCGCAGCGGTCGCATCGCCTGGCGGTTGATCGGCACACGCCCTGACCGCGCTGCGGACTGCCCGCCGAACGGCAACACCGCCACCGCGCCTGCACGCTGTGCGCCGTGGCCAATCCGCAGCGATGGCGCGCCCGCATTGATCGATCCCCCCACGCATCGGCTGTGGACCGCCAACGGCCGCGTGCTCGATGGGGACGCCCTGGCCATTGCCGGGAACGGTGGCTACGACCTGGGCGCACGCGGTCGGCAGATCCGCGATGGCCTGCTGGCGAAAGAGCGCTTCACCGAGGCAGACCTGCTGGCGATCCAGCTCGACGATCGCGCCCTGTTGCTCACGCGCTGGTGGCATCTGCTGCGCGAGGTCGTCACCACCAGCGACGACCCTGCCCTGCAGCGGCTGGAGGTCGCAACCCGGCGGTGGGACGGCCGTGCGGGGGTGGACTCGGTCAGCTACCGGGTCACCCGCGGTTTCCGCGGCATGCTGATCGACCGCGTTGGCGAAGGCCTGCTCGCCCCGGCGAAAGCACAGCTCGGGGAGGACTATCTGGAGCCACGACTGGGGCAGTTCGAGGGCGTGTTGTGGCCGCTGGTGAGCGAACGTCCCGCGCATCTGCTGCCGCCCCCCTATTCCAGTTGGGATGCACTGCTGGTCGATACCGCCAAGGCGCTGGAAGCAGACCTGAGCAGTCAAGGCCCGCTGGACGCGCGTACGTGGGGCGAACGCAATACCGCCGCGATCTGTCACCCGGTCAGTCGCGCCCTGCCTGCCTTTGCCCGGTCGTGGCTGTGCATGCCGGCCGACCGCCTGCCCGGCGACCGCGACATGCCCCGCGTGCAGGGCCCCGCGTTTGGCGCCTCGCAGCGCATGGTGGTGTCGCCCGGGCACGAGGCCGAGGGATGGATCCACATGCCCGGTGGGCAGAGCGGTCACCCGTTGTCACCGTTCTGGGGCGCGGGACATGAGGACTGGGTCAACGGCAGGCCGACGCCGTTCCTCCCCGGCACGACGGTGCATACCCTTAGGTTGGTGCCGACGCGGGAGTGA
- a CDS encoding cation:proton antiporter: protein MDSDTTGMRRSGLAWRYLGWVALPLLIGLGLARFAGPAVSAQVARAEASLGADWAAHLHAPLGLFLLQLLVLLLVAKGAGWLFRRLGQPGVIGEMAAGLMMGPLVLGAVLPQVHGVLFPAASLGSLGLLSQLGVLMFLLVAGAELDLGGLRGRRRFAFVVSHAGIAVPFVLGVLLAIWLYGAHAPPGVGFTGFALFVGISLSITAFPVLLRILADRGLTGTPLGQTAIACAALGDATAWCLLALIVAAAQSQGWVPATINLVCVVAFVALMLGVVRPWFSRLVIAPGQEGRWLLIMLLMALGCALVTEMLGIHALFGAFAAGVAVSGNATLRHTVAERVEPFAVTLLLPLFFAMTGLRMRADALQASDLVLCLIVIVVATLGKLIGTWSAARSAGMDNHDAWRLGALMNTRGLMELIVLNLGYELGFLGDRLFAVLVIMALVTTAMTGPLLNLIERCRR from the coding sequence ATGGACTCTGACACCACCGGCATGCGCCGCAGCGGGCTGGCCTGGCGTTATCTGGGCTGGGTAGCGCTGCCCCTGTTGATCGGCCTGGGCCTGGCACGGTTTGCCGGTCCGGCCGTCTCGGCACAGGTGGCCCGTGCCGAGGCGTCGCTGGGGGCCGACTGGGCCGCGCACCTGCATGCGCCGCTCGGTCTGTTCCTGCTGCAGTTGCTGGTCCTGCTGCTGGTGGCCAAGGGTGCGGGGTGGCTGTTCCGCCGGCTGGGTCAACCCGGGGTGATCGGGGAAATGGCGGCCGGTCTGATGATGGGGCCGCTGGTGCTTGGGGCCGTGCTGCCCCAGGTGCATGGCGTGCTGTTCCCGGCCGCCTCCCTCGGCTCGCTCGGCTTGCTCAGCCAGCTTGGCGTGCTGATGTTCCTGCTGGTGGCGGGGGCGGAACTGGATCTGGGCGGATTGCGAGGGCGGCGTCGTTTCGCTTTCGTGGTCAGCCACGCCGGCATCGCCGTGCCCTTCGTGCTCGGCGTGCTGCTGGCGATCTGGCTGTATGGCGCGCACGCACCGCCCGGCGTGGGCTTCACCGGTTTCGCCCTGTTCGTCGGTATTTCATTGAGCATCACGGCCTTTCCGGTGCTGCTGCGCATCCTCGCCGACCGCGGCTTGACCGGTACACCGCTGGGCCAGACCGCGATCGCCTGCGCCGCCCTCGGCGATGCCACCGCGTGGTGCCTGCTGGCGCTGATCGTGGCCGCCGCGCAGTCGCAGGGCTGGGTGCCGGCCACGATCAACCTGGTCTGCGTGGTCGCCTTCGTCGCACTGATGCTGGGGGTGGTGCGGCCGTGGTTCTCGCGCCTGGTGATCGCACCGGGCCAGGAAGGACGCTGGCTGCTGATCATGTTGCTGATGGCGCTGGGCTGCGCGCTGGTCACCGAGATGCTGGGCATCCATGCGCTGTTCGGCGCGTTCGCGGCCGGCGTCGCGGTGTCCGGCAACGCGACGCTGCGGCACACCGTGGCCGAGCGCGTGGAGCCGTTCGCCGTCACGCTGCTGTTGCCGTTGTTCTTCGCCATGACCGGCCTGCGCATGCGCGCCGACGCCCTGCAGGCCAGCGACCTGGTGCTGTGCCTGATCGTGATCGTGGTCGCCACGCTGGGCAAGCTGATCGGCACCTGGAGTGCAGCGCGCAGTGCCGGCATGGACAACCATGACGCGTGGAGACTGGGTGCGCTGATGAACACCCGTGGCCTGATGGAGCTGATCGTGCTCAACCTGGGCTACGAACTGGGCTTCCTTGGCGACCGCCTGTTCGCCGTGCTGGTGATCATGGCGCTGGTGACCACCGCAATGACCGGGCCGTTGTTGAACCTGATCGAGCGTTGTCGACGATGA
- the asnB gene encoding asparagine synthase B → MCSIFGIFGLQAGDDLTALRRHALDLSQRQRHRGPDWSGVYVDDGAILVHERLAIVDPAGGSQPLLSEDGGLALAVNGEIYNHRELKAELAQPYAFQTGSDCEVINALYREDSPASFLNRLNGIFAFALWDRAAQRVLIARDPIGVVPLYWGHDKDGRLVVASELKSLVDICADAAQFPPGHWYDSATDTLTRYYERPWRDYDAVEGVEADRVELREAFERAVHRQLMTDVPYGVLLSGGLDSSLVAAVAARYARHRVEDGDQSEAWWPRLHSFAIGLKGSPDLAAAAIAAEALGTVHHGFEYTFEEGLDALPEVIRHVETYDVTTIRASTPMFLLARRIKAMGVKMVLSGEGSDEIFGGYLYFHKAPNAREFHEELVRKLDALNNYDCLRANKSMMAWGVEPRVPFLDREFLDVAMRIDARHKMVGQGPAGARRIEKAVLREAFEGYLPDSILWRQKEQFSDGVGYGWIDGLKAHAEAQVSDRVMAAADKRFVHNPPQTKEAYFYRHVFEQYFPTQAAAETVPGGKSIACSSPAAIAWDASFAAMADPSGRAIAGVHEQALA, encoded by the coding sequence ATGTGTTCGATCTTCGGTATTTTCGGCCTGCAGGCCGGCGACGACCTCACCGCATTGCGCCGCCATGCGCTGGACCTCTCGCAGCGCCAGCGCCATCGCGGCCCGGACTGGAGCGGGGTGTACGTCGATGACGGCGCCATCCTGGTCCACGAGCGCCTGGCCATCGTGGACCCGGCCGGCGGTTCGCAGCCGCTGCTCTCCGAAGACGGCGGCCTGGCGCTGGCGGTCAACGGCGAGATCTACAACCACCGCGAACTGAAGGCCGAGCTGGCCCAGCCCTACGCCTTCCAGACCGGCTCGGACTGCGAGGTGATCAACGCCCTGTACCGCGAAGACAGCCCGGCCTCGTTCCTGAACCGCCTCAACGGCATCTTCGCCTTCGCCTTGTGGGACCGTGCCGCGCAGCGCGTGCTGATTGCCCGTGATCCGATCGGCGTGGTGCCGCTGTACTGGGGCCACGACAAGGATGGCCGGCTGGTGGTGGCCTCCGAACTGAAGTCGCTGGTGGACATCTGCGCCGATGCGGCGCAGTTCCCGCCGGGCCACTGGTACGACAGCGCCACCGACACCCTGACCCGCTACTACGAGCGCCCGTGGCGCGACTACGACGCGGTCGAAGGCGTCGAGGCCGACCGGGTCGAACTGCGTGAGGCCTTCGAGCGCGCGGTACACCGCCAGCTGATGACCGATGTGCCCTATGGCGTGCTGCTCTCCGGCGGCCTGGATTCGTCGCTGGTGGCAGCGGTGGCCGCACGCTATGCCCGCCACCGCGTTGAGGATGGCGACCAGAGCGAAGCGTGGTGGCCGCGCCTGCATTCTTTCGCGATCGGCCTGAAGGGCTCGCCCGACCTGGCCGCCGCGGCGATCGCGGCCGAAGCACTGGGCACCGTGCATCACGGCTTCGAGTACACCTTCGAAGAAGGCCTGGACGCACTGCCGGAAGTGATCCGCCACGTGGAAACCTATGACGTCACCACGATCCGCGCCTCCACCCCGATGTTCCTGCTGGCCCGCCGGATCAAGGCGATGGGAGTGAAGATGGTGCTGTCCGGCGAGGGCAGCGACGAAATCTTCGGTGGCTACCTCTACTTCCACAAAGCCCCCAACGCGCGTGAGTTCCATGAAGAACTGGTGCGCAAGCTGGACGCGCTCAACAACTACGACTGCCTGCGCGCCAACAAGTCGATGATGGCCTGGGGCGTGGAGCCGCGCGTGCCGTTCCTGGACCGCGAGTTCCTCGATGTGGCGATGCGCATCGATGCCAGGCACAAGATGGTCGGGCAGGGCCCCGCCGGTGCACGCCGGATCGAGAAGGCGGTGCTGCGCGAGGCCTTCGAAGGTTACCTGCCGGACTCGATCCTGTGGCGCCAGAAGGAACAGTTCAGCGATGGTGTCGGCTACGGCTGGATCGACGGACTCAAGGCGCACGCCGAAGCCCAGGTCAGTGACCGGGTGATGGCCGCGGCGGACAAGCGCTTCGTGCACAACCCGCCGCAGACCAAGGAAGCCTACTTCTACCGCCACGTGTTCGAGCAGTACTTCCCGACCCAGGCGGCGGCGGAAACGGTGCCGGGTGGCAAGTCGATCGCATGCTCCTCGCCGGCGGCCATTGCCTGGGATGCCAGCTTCGCGGCGATGGCCGATCCCTCCGGACGCGCCATCGCCGGCGTGCACGAGCAGGCGCTGGCCTGA
- a CDS encoding tetratricopeptide repeat protein has translation MIPRIGRIATRLGGIALALSLIACSSSPARTPASIVQSVEAKAADGSFDSAWEAARTFETFNDPRAVGWYERAAAVTPWTFHNPQAEEALGRIWTHGELLHGTGPNIRQGTALRASPRKAERWYRAAAEHGNPMAMLMLARFHRDHGDAASALRWDLRATIYHHMPSESSRLPQAIAARPDGTVHSLVAEIQRRAQRGDADAQVDLGAMYELGMGLPRDGVEALRWYRLAADQGNVYGQYFSGLLLGRGRAGVTRDLDAAAGWFAKASAQKFYLAGETYWRDRIKAPFWTFD, from the coding sequence ATGATCCCTCGCATTGGACGCATCGCTACACGCCTGGGCGGCATCGCCCTGGCCCTTTCCCTGATTGCCTGCAGCAGCAGCCCTGCACGGACGCCTGCGAGCATCGTGCAGTCGGTCGAGGCCAAGGCGGCCGATGGCAGCTTCGACAGTGCCTGGGAGGCAGCCAGGACCTTTGAAACCTTCAACGACCCGCGCGCCGTGGGCTGGTACGAGCGTGCGGCAGCCGTTACCCCGTGGACCTTCCACAACCCGCAGGCCGAAGAGGCCCTGGGCAGGATCTGGACCCACGGTGAGCTGCTGCATGGCACCGGCCCGAACATCCGCCAGGGCACTGCCCTGCGCGCCTCACCGCGCAAGGCAGAGCGCTGGTATCGCGCCGCTGCCGAGCACGGCAACCCGATGGCGATGCTGATGCTGGCCAGGTTCCATCGCGACCACGGTGACGCGGCCAGCGCGCTGCGCTGGGACCTGCGCGCGACGATCTACCATCACATGCCGTCCGAATCCTCGCGACTGCCACAGGCGATCGCAGCGCGGCCGGATGGCACCGTGCATTCGCTGGTCGCCGAGATCCAGCGACGTGCGCAGCGTGGCGATGCCGACGCCCAGGTGGATCTGGGCGCCATGTACGAACTCGGCATGGGCCTGCCGCGCGATGGCGTGGAAGCGCTGCGCTGGTACCGGCTGGCGGCCGACCAGGGCAATGTGTACGGGCAGTATTTCAGCGGCCTGCTGCTGGGCCGTGGCCGCGCCGGCGTAACGCGCGATCTGGACGCAGCCGCCGGCTGGTTCGCGAAGGCGTCTGCGCAGAAGTTCTACCTGGCCGGGGAGACGTATTGGCGCGACCGGATCAAAGCCCCGTTCTGGACCTTCGACTGA
- a CDS encoding pentapeptide repeat-containing protein: MTTAIFRDDTLTRERMQAIIAAHPRAAAFENCTFDHGDFSRLDMDGFQFNQCSVTGANWLAASLEETQWTKCRGSQCDFSSALLSDARFSHCDLNNSHWRRATLSSVRFQDCKLTGAHLQEVTGWALEFRECLLVSADLRGMSFRKAQLDGMDFSEAELSGCDFRDAVFNGGSLRNAQTRLTRFEGADLRGTDISGLNVMDAKLFKKAVISQRQAAAALASFGLIVA; this comes from the coding sequence ATGACCACCGCCATTTTCCGCGACGACACGCTCACCCGCGAGCGCATGCAGGCCATCATTGCCGCGCATCCGCGCGCGGCCGCCTTCGAGAACTGCACGTTCGATCACGGCGACTTCTCGCGGCTGGACATGGATGGGTTCCAGTTCAACCAGTGCTCGGTCACGGGTGCGAACTGGCTGGCCGCCTCGCTGGAAGAAACCCAGTGGACGAAGTGCCGGGGCAGCCAGTGCGATTTCAGCTCGGCGCTGCTCAGCGACGCACGCTTCTCGCACTGCGATCTCAACAACAGTCATTGGCGCCGCGCGACGCTGTCCTCGGTGCGGTTTCAGGACTGCAAGCTGACCGGCGCGCATCTGCAGGAAGTGACCGGCTGGGCGCTGGAGTTCCGCGAGTGCCTGCTGGTCAGCGCCGACCTGCGCGGGATGTCATTCCGCAAAGCGCAGCTGGACGGCATGGACTTTTCCGAAGCGGAGTTGTCCGGCTGCGATTTCCGCGATGCGGTGTTCAACGGCGGCAGCCTGCGCAATGCACAGACGCGGCTGACGCGCTTCGAAGGTGCCGACCTGCGTGGCACCGACATCAGCGGGCTCAACGTGATGGACGCCAAGCTGTTCAAGAAGGCGGTGATTTCGCAGCGCCAGGCGGCGGCCGCGTTGGCGTCGTTCGGGTTGATCGTGGCGTAA
- the dapE gene encoding succinyl-diaminopimelate desuccinylase: MNDVVALTCDLIARASVTPEDAGCQPLLAGRLERAGFHCEHLRLGEVDNLWATHGQGAPVLVLLGHTDVVPTGPVSAWASDPFDPQIRDGVLYGRGAADMKGSVAAFVVAAEQFVAAHPDHPGTLAVLLTSDEEGDAIDGVRRVADLFRERGQAIDWCITGEPSSTAVLGDLLRVGRRGSLSATLTVKGVQGHVAYPDKARNPIHLAAAALAELTARHWDDGFESFPPTSLQVSNIHAGTGANNVIPGELQVLFNLRYNPHWNAPALEQEIAALLDRHALEYTLKWHRSGEPFYTPEGTLRRVAREVLGEFAGAPPEESTGGGTSDARFIAPLGAQCIEVGPVNASIHQVDENIRVADLEALPALYQRLIERLLA, translated from the coding sequence GTGAATGACGTCGTCGCGCTGACCTGTGACCTGATCGCGCGCGCTTCGGTCACGCCGGAGGATGCCGGCTGCCAGCCGTTGCTGGCGGGCCGTCTTGAGCGCGCAGGGTTCCACTGCGAACACCTGCGCCTGGGCGAGGTCGACAACCTGTGGGCCACGCACGGCCAGGGCGCGCCGGTACTGGTGCTGCTCGGGCATACCGATGTGGTGCCGACCGGCCCGGTCTCGGCCTGGGCCAGCGATCCGTTCGATCCGCAGATCCGTGATGGCGTGCTGTACGGGCGCGGTGCGGCGGACATGAAAGGCAGCGTGGCCGCCTTCGTGGTGGCCGCCGAGCAGTTCGTGGCTGCCCATCCGGATCACCCCGGCACGCTGGCGGTGCTGCTGACCAGCGATGAGGAGGGCGATGCCATCGACGGTGTGCGCCGGGTGGCCGACCTCTTCCGCGAGCGCGGCCAGGCCATCGACTGGTGCATCACCGGTGAGCCGTCTTCCACCGCGGTGCTTGGCGATCTGCTGCGCGTCGGCCGGCGCGGCAGCCTCTCGGCCACGCTGACGGTGAAGGGCGTGCAGGGCCATGTCGCCTACCCGGACAAGGCACGCAATCCAATCCATCTGGCCGCTGCCGCCCTGGCCGAACTCACCGCCCGGCACTGGGATGACGGTTTCGAAAGCTTCCCGCCGACCAGCCTGCAGGTCTCCAACATCCATGCCGGGACCGGCGCCAACAATGTGATCCCCGGCGAGCTGCAGGTGCTGTTCAACCTGCGCTACAACCCGCACTGGAACGCGCCGGCGCTGGAGCAGGAGATCGCCGCGCTGCTGGACCGCCATGCGCTGGAGTACACGCTGAAGTGGCATCGCAGCGGCGAGCCGTTCTACACCCCGGAAGGCACGCTTCGCCGTGTCGCCCGCGAGGTGCTCGGCGAGTTCGCCGGTGCGCCGCCGGAAGAGAGCACGGGCGGTGGCACCTCCGATGCGCGCTTCATCGCACCGCTGGGCGCGCAGTGCATCGAAGTAGGCCCGGTAAACGCGAGCATCCATCAGGTCGACGAGAACATCCGCGTGGCCGATCTGGAAGCGCTGCCGGCGCTGTACCAGCGCTTGATCGAACGCCTGCTGGCCTGA
- a CDS encoding arsenate reductase, producing the protein MTTTVYGLKNCDTCKKATKWLDRFQVPYTFVDYREHKPTPETLIDWAAQAGGFPALINRSSTTWRQLPENRKAADSEAEWKLLLREYPQLIKRPVVVSADGAMTQGFSDNGFKQRFGVGA; encoded by the coding sequence ATGACCACCACCGTGTATGGATTGAAGAACTGCGACACCTGCAAGAAGGCCACCAAGTGGCTGGACCGTTTCCAGGTGCCGTACACCTTCGTCGACTACCGCGAGCACAAGCCGACGCCGGAAACCCTGATCGACTGGGCCGCCCAGGCGGGTGGATTCCCCGCGTTGATCAACCGGTCCTCCACCACGTGGCGGCAGCTGCCGGAGAACCGCAAAGCGGCGGACTCCGAGGCCGAATGGAAGCTGCTGCTGCGCGAGTACCCGCAGCTGATCAAGCGTCCGGTGGTGGTGAGCGCGGACGGGGCAATGACCCAGGGCTTTTCGGACAACGGTTTCAAGCAGCGGTTCGGAGTGGGCGCGTGA
- the dapD gene encoding 2,3,4,5-tetrahydropyridine-2,6-dicarboxylate N-succinyltransferase: MATKPAKKTAAKTPAAKTTAAAPAVKKTTAAAKKAVPAVKKAAAKKAPARKVAATPAESAAKRSASRDATIARKSLRKPATPGVEELKFGIESAFERRATLTLHEIEGSTKPLVGRVIDGLETGEFRVAEPDGHGGWKVNEWLKKAVLLYFRVNDMAVVDARPAPFWDKVESRFAGFDEAKFRRAGVRVVPGAIARRGSYFGKDVVLMPSFTNIGAYVGEGTMVDTWATVGSCAQIGKHCHLSGGAGIGGVLEPLQASPTIIEDHCFIGARSEVVEGFVVGHHSVIGMGVFLGQSTRVYNRATGEISYGSVPPYSVVVSGQLPSKDGSHSLYCAVIVKQVDAKTRSKTSVNDLLRGLAD; the protein is encoded by the coding sequence ATGGCCACCAAGCCTGCCAAGAAGACCGCCGCGAAGACCCCGGCGGCCAAGACCACTGCTGCCGCACCCGCGGTGAAGAAGACCACCGCCGCGGCAAAGAAGGCGGTGCCGGCAGTCAAGAAGGCCGCCGCGAAAAAGGCGCCGGCACGCAAGGTCGCCGCCACTCCGGCCGAGAGCGCGGCCAAGCGCAGCGCCAGCCGTGATGCCACCATTGCGCGCAAGTCGCTGCGCAAGCCGGCCACGCCGGGCGTGGAAGAGCTCAAGTTCGGCATCGAAAGCGCCTTCGAGCGCCGCGCGACGCTGACCCTGCACGAGATCGAAGGCTCCACCAAGCCGCTGGTCGGCCGCGTCATCGATGGCCTGGAAACCGGCGAATTCCGCGTCGCCGAGCCCGATGGCCACGGTGGCTGGAAGGTCAACGAATGGCTGAAGAAGGCGGTGCTGCTGTACTTCCGCGTCAACGACATGGCCGTGGTCGACGCGCGTCCGGCGCCGTTCTGGGACAAGGTCGAATCGCGCTTCGCCGGCTTCGATGAAGCCAAATTCCGCCGCGCCGGCGTGCGCGTGGTGCCCGGCGCGATCGCGCGCCGCGGCAGCTACTTCGGCAAGGACGTGGTGCTGATGCCGAGCTTCACCAACATCGGCGCCTACGTGGGCGAGGGCACCATGGTCGACACCTGGGCCACGGTGGGTTCGTGCGCGCAGATCGGCAAGCACTGCCATCTGTCCGGCGGCGCCGGCATCGGCGGCGTGCTCGAGCCGCTGCAGGCCAGCCCGACCATCATCGAAGACCATTGCTTCATCGGTGCGCGTTCGGAAGTGGTGGAAGGCTTCGTGGTCGGCCACCACAGCGTGATCGGCATGGGCGTGTTCCTCGGCCAGAGCACCCGCGTCTACAACCGTGCCACCGGCGAAATCAGCTACGGCTCGGTGCCGCCGTACAGCGTGGTGGTGTCCGGCCAGCTGCCCTCCAAGGACGGCTCGCACTCGCTGTACTGCGCTGTGATCGTCAAGCAGGTCGATGCCAAGACCCGCAGCAAGACCAGCGTGAACGACCTGCTGCGCGGCCTGGCCGACTGA